The DNA sequence GCGCGCTTGGTTACCAGGTTGTACACGTTCTTCGACCAGTTCTGGATGGTCGTGTAGCGTACGCGCGCGCCTTTCATCACCTTGATCTCCACGACGGCGCTGTGCAGGCTGTCGCTGGCATAGGTCGGAGCCGTACACCCCTCGACATAATGCACATAGGAACCAGGAGCAGCGATAATCAACGTACGCTCGAACTGACCCATATTCTGTGCGTTGATACGAAAGTAGGCCTGCAGCGGAATTTCAACGCGCACGCCCTCTGGCACATAGACAAAGCTGCCGCCGCTCCACACAGCACTGTTGAGTGATGCAAATTTATTATCGGACGGTGGGATAACGGTGCCGAAGTGCTCTTTTAGCATATCGGGATACAGGCGCAGCGCCGTATCCATGTCGGTGAAGATCACGCCCAGCTTCTCCAGGTCTTCACGCACCTTGTGGTACACCGCTTCACTCTCGTACTGCGCCGTCACGCCCGCCAGGTACTTCTGCTCTGCCTGCGGAATACCCAGTCGATCAAAGGTGTCCTTAATGTCTGATGGGATATCGTCCCAGGTTTTCCCCTGCTTAGCGACTGGCTTGATATAGTAGTAAATGTTATCAAAATCAATGCCTGATAGATCGGCACCCCAGGTCGGCATCGGGCGCTTCTCAAAGAGTTCCAGGCTCCTCAGGCGGAACTTGCGCATCCAATCGGGCTCGCCCTTCATTTCGGAAATCTGCTCAACAACTTTGCGACTCAGTCCCCGCTCGGACTTGAACACATAATTTTCGGCCATGTGGAACCCAGGCGAGTATGCCTGCTGTTCCGTAGTGTATACTTGAGTACTCATCAGAATTCACTCCGTCTCTTACTCTCTATGCATACAGGTAACTCATCGTTCCTGCTCAGCTTTACCTGGCTACGTGGATGGCTCATTCGTACGGATGTTGTAAGTCAGGGTGTTTGGTGCGGCTTCTGGCATGGCAGATCACCGTTGTTGTGAGCCTGGCTCCTCGTCAAATCGACAGAGGGGATGTCAGTGGCATTACTGGGCAGATACAGAAGCAGGGAAGTGCCGAAGCTGTTCCTGTTGGAAGAAAGAGACAAGCTTTTGCTCTTTTTCTTAATTCTATTATAACATATTTATTCATTATTATCAAATCGATTTAGCATTTATTTAGGACTGTTG is a window from the Ktedonobacteraceae bacterium genome containing:
- the sufB gene encoding Fe-S cluster assembly protein SufB is translated as MSTQVYTTEQQAYSPGFHMAENYVFKSERGLSRKVVEQISEMKGEPDWMRKFRLRSLELFEKRPMPTWGADLSGIDFDNIYYYIKPVAKQGKTWDDIPSDIKDTFDRLGIPQAEQKYLAGVTAQYESEAVYHKVREDLEKLGVIFTDMDTALRLYPDMLKEHFGTVIPPSDNKFASLNSAVWSGGSFVYVPEGVRVEIPLQAYFRINAQNMGQFERTLIIAAPGSYVHYVEGCTAPTYASDSLHSAVVEIKVMKGARVRYTTIQNWSKNVYNLVTKRAAVYGDATMEWVDGNLGSKVTMKYPAVLLMEPGARGDILSVAFASDGMQLDAGAKVTHLAPYTTSQILSKSVSKGNGRASYRGLVRINRGAHHTRSSVRCDALLLDENARTDTYPTIRVEENQTEIGHEATVSKVGDDQLFYLMSRGLDETEAYSLIVNGFIEPITKELPMEYAVELNRLIQLEMSGSVG